The genomic window TCTTCGTCCTCGTCCTCGTCCTCGTCCTCGTCCTCGTCCTCCTACTCGAACTCGTCCTCGTTCCACCAGACCCACAACCACCCAAACCACAGTTAGCCGCAACACGCCGGTTTAATCAGCAAGCGGGCGCACCTCTCTAAAAAACATCGCCCCCATCTGGCATACTCTGCGTCGTTCCAATCTCTGCAGTGTAAAATCACCGCTTCTCTGCCTTGCTGACATCGCTTCGCTCATCAAACGGCAGGTCACCCGCATAATCGGGAACTAGAACCAAATACCGCACGCGCCGCGTGATGGGATCAAGGATGAACTCCCAGGCATTGAAGTCACTGTGTGCCCACAGTGCCCATGTGTCGGCATAACGTTCCTTCGGCACGTCATAAGCCAGACTCCCCCGGTGCAGCCATCCATCATCCTGCACATGCTCGATCGCCCTCGTCAGGCCGTTCAGGCGAATGAAGTCCTTCACATCCGCATCCGACTTCAAATCAATCGTTCCTAGATACTCCACCTCCGTCGGATGCTGCACTGCACTCATCACCGCGCCCGCCGGAACCTTCACACCCGTCATCTTCGCCATCTCCCTCCATCCAGCAGGACGTCCCACCCAATAAAAAGCCAGCACCAGCGCGCCTAATAGCACGAGCGCGATAAGACAGCCCTGTTTGGATTGGGTCATGCGGTCAAAAGATTACCCGGTTTCAAGCATGCCATCTTCACAGCGCCAAAAACCACCGTCAACAACGGTCAACCATCGTCAACAACCGTCAACGGCTCCTCCCCCCCTCCCCCCTTCACCTCCTCGTCCCCTTCGGCACCCTCTGCTCCCGGTACTCCGCCGGCGTAAGCCCCATGATCCGGTGAAAGCACCGCGTGAAGTGTGCATGATCGTAGAACCCCAGCTCCACCGCCAGCGCCGCCACGGTCTCCTCCGTCTCCGCCAGCCGTCGGCACGCAGCCTCCACCCGCACGCGCAGCAGGTACTGCCGCGCCGATGAGCCAAACACACGCCGGAAGCTGCGGTCAAACTGGCTCTGCGAAAGCCCGCACATCCGCGCCATCTCCGCGCTGCTTAGAGCCTCATCCGGTTGCTGGTGCATGTGCTCGATCACCCGCGCAAACCGCGCCTCCCCCGAGCTGCCGCTGCGCACCTGCTCCACCTGCCGGGAGAATCCCGCAATGCCGATGATCACGCCTTTTTCGTCCCTCAGCGGGATCTTGCTGGAGATCACCAGTCGCGGAGAGCCCTCCGCCTCCGGCGCGCTCTCCAGCCGGTTCACAATCGGCCTGCCCGTGCTCATCACCATCTCGTCATCAGCCTTGTAGTCTGCCACGCGACTGTGCGGAAAGAAGTCAAAGTCCGTCTTGCCTATCACGTCCTTCGCGTTCTTCACGCCGCAGTAGTCGCAGCCGCGTCGGTTCACCGTAATGAAGCGGCCCTTGCGGTCCTTGATGAAAAACGAAATGTCCGGCACCAGATCAAAGAGCTTCGCCAGTTCCGCGCCGCTCACGCGCCGTAAAAATCCCTGTGGTGAAATCGCAGCCATGATGCGTGTATTTTACACAAGCATGCCACCCGCATGCAAGACGCCATTGCACCCGGCAGCGTATTCTCTCCTCATGAAAACTGCCCGTCATCCCGTGCTTCTGCGCCGTGAGCGGCTCCGGCGCACCATCGCCAGCCTCCACCGTGGCAACACACGCGATCTCCCCCTCCTCGACGACCTGCTCGGCGACGCGGAGGTCTGCGCCACTTTCACCGACGCCGAGCTCAAGGACACCATCCTCGTCGTCAAGCACCACCGCCCCGACCTCGCTCTCAATCTCCTCACCCGTGTGCGCACCCCGGAGGAGCGCATCAGCCTTGGCAACTGCCTTGCCGCCATCTGGAGCCGTATCGACATCAATGCCGCCTGGCGCGCCATCACCGCCAGCAGCCTGCCTGAAGCCGAGCGCCTCTCCTTGTACAGCGCCATGGTCTGACCCCGCGCCATCCTCCGCCCAAACAACCACAAGATTCGGCGCAAAATTCAGCACCCTTAGCCCGTAAGCATAATCATACCACCCCGAGTTACTTTCGTATTCACTCAGTAGCCCCCCTCATGCGCATCGACCTCACCCTGCTCCTCACGCTTCTGGCCTCCTCCGCCATGGCCGCGCAGCCGATCGGCTTTAACAAAGACATCCGCCCCATCCTCGCGGACGCCTGCTTCCACTGCCACGGCCCCGACCCGGGCACGCGCAAAGCAGGCCTGCGCCTCGACACCGAGGCCGGCTTCTTCACCGCCAAGGAGGGCGAGCAGCCCACCGTCATCAAAAACAAGCCCGAGATCAGCAGCCTCTTCCAGCGCCTCATCACCAAGGATGAGGACGATCTCATGCCGCCGCCGGATTCCCACAAGACGCTGAAGCCCGCACAGATCGCGCTGATCAAAGAATGGATCGCCCAGGGCGCGCCCTGGCAGCCCCACTGGTCTCTCATCGCCCCCAAGAAAGCCGCCCTGCCCGCAGTCAAAGACAGCGCCTGGGTCAAGACGCCGGTGGACCGCTTCATCCTTTCCCGGCTGGAAGCCACAGGCCTCACCCCCGCACCACAGGCGGAAGACCACGCCCTCATCCGCCGCGTGTCGCTGGACCTCACCGGCCTGCCCCCCTCCCCAGAGCTCATGGCCCGCTACCTCCCGCTGGATGAAAAGAAGTACTCCGCCCTCGTGGATGAGTTGCTCAAATCCCCCGCCTATGGCGAGCACCGCGCCCGCTACTGGCTCGATGCCGCACGCTACGCCGACACCCACGGCCTCCACTTTGATAAACCCCGCGAGATGTGGCCCTACCGCGACTGGGTCGTGAAAGCCTACAACAGCAACGAACCCTTTGACCGCTTCACCGTCGAGCAAATCGCCGGTGACCTGCTGCCAAAGCCCACCGAGGACCAGCTCATCGCCACCGGCTTCCAGCGCTGCAACATCACCACCAACGAAGGCGGCACCATCGACGAGGAAAACCTCGCCAACTACGCCAGCGACCGCGTGCAGACCATGGGCTGGGTTTACTTCGGCCTCACCACCAACTGCGCCCAGTGCCACGACCACAAGTTCGATCCCCTCACGCAAAAGGACTACTACTCCATGGCCGCCTTCTTCCGCAACACCACGCAGAAGCCCAAAGACGGCAATGTGAAGGACGGCCTCGGCCCCATCCTCGTCCTGCCCACAGACAAAGACCGCCCACGCTGGACCGCGCTGCCCACCGAGATCGCCGCTGCAAAGGCAAAGCAGGACGCCTCACGCAAAGCCGCCAAGGCCCCCTTTGACCAATGGCTGGCCAGCGCCAAGCCCGACGACCTCGACAAAGACGTGCCCTCCAAGGGCATGGCCGCCCACGTCCCGCTCAATGAGGGCGCTGGCAGCGAGGTCTCCGCCACCTGCGGCACCGCCAAGACCTTCAAAGCCGTCGGCGAAGTCACCTGGAAGCCCGATGGCAAACTGGGTCCCGCCCCCGTCATGAAGCCCAACGGCACCTTCGAGATCGGCGACGTGGGCGACTTTGAAAAGGACCACGCCTTCAGCTACGGTGCCTGGGTGCGCGCAGACCGCGCCGGTGTCTCCGGCAGCATCCTCGCCCGCATGGATGAAAAGAACGGCTATCGCGGCTGGGACCTCTTCCAGAGCGACACCCGCCTCTCCGTCCACATCGTCAGCAAATGGCCGGACGACGCCATCAAAGTCTCCACCGCCAAGCCCGCCCTCCGCCCCGGCGTCTGGCAGCACGTCTTCGTCACCTACGATGGCAAAGGCAAAGCAGGTAGCGTGCACATCTTTGTGGACGGCGTGGAGACTCCCATCAAGCCCGACACCAATGCCCTCAAAGGCAGCATCAAGACCACCACGCCAACCCGCATCGGCCAGCGCAGCAATGGCGCCTTCTTCAGCGACGGCGGCGTGCAGGACGTCCGCATCTACGACCGCCAGCTCTCCGCCACCGAAGTGCAGATGCTCTCCAAAGTGGGCCCGCTCCGCACCATGCTGGCCGCCAAAAAGCGCGGCCCCAAACAGCAGGAGGCCCTCTTTGAGCACTACCTCATCACCCGCGACACCGCCTACCAGTCCGCACTCGCCACCAGCACCAAGCTCACCGCCGAGCAGGACGCCATCAAGGCCCGCAGCCCCATCACCCACGTGCAGGAGGAAAAGATGGACACCAAGCCCATGGCCAACATCCTCATGCGCGGCCAGTATGATAAAGTGGGAGACCCTGTGGACGCCGCCGTGCCCGCCGCCCTCGGCAAGCTGCCCGCCGACGCTCCCAAGAACCGCCTCGGCCTCGCCCAGTGGCTCGTCAGCGACAACAACACCCTCACCGCTCGTGTCACTGTCAACCGCATGTGGCAGGAGCTCTTCGGCAGCGGCATCGTCAAGACCAGCGAAGACTTCGGCATCATGGGCTCCGCCCCTTCCAATCCCGAACTGCTCGACTGGCTCGCTGTCGAGTTCAAAGCCACCGGCTGGGATGTGAAGCGCTTCTACAAAATGCTCGTCACCTCAGCCGCCTATCGCCAGGCCGCCGTCATCACACCTGCCAAGCTGGAAAAGGATCGCGACAACGCCCTCCTCTCCCGCGGCCCGCGCTTCCGCATGGACGCCGAGATGATCCGCGACTACGCCCTCGCCGCCAGCGGCACCCTCTCCCCCCGCATGGGCGGCCCCGGCACCCTGCCCTACCAGCCGGAGAACATCTGGGAAGTCGTCGGCATGGGCACTGAAAAGTACGTGCAGGACAAAGGCGAAAACCTCTACCGCCGCACCCTCTACGACTTCTGGAAGCGCATGGCACCGCCTGCCAACATGGACATCTTCAACGCCCCCAGCCGCGAAATGAGCTGCGTCCGCCGCGACCGCACCAACACCCCGCTGCAGGCCCTCGTCACCATGAACGACCCCCAGTTCATCGAAGCCGCCCGCAACCTCGCCCAGCACACCCTCCAAAACGTCCAAGGCGACGACACCGCCAGGCTCTCCTCCATCTATGAGCACCTTCTCTGCCGCCCCCTGAAGGACGCCGAGAAACCCATCCTCACCGCCAGCCTCGCCGACATGCGCAAGTTCTACACCGCCAATGCCGCCGAAGCCGAAGCCCTCCTCAAAGTCGGCGAATCCAAAGCCGACGAAAAGCTCGCCAAACCCGAACTCGCCGCCTGGACCATGCTTTGCAACGAAGTCATGAACCTCGACGAAGTCCTGAACAAGTAACCTCCCCGCGTCATGCTCACCACCGCCGAACCTCCATCGCAGCAGCGACGCGCCCAATTTGGAGTGCGGTTGCGGAGCGAGGAACGAGCGCAGCTACCGCTTTCGCAGGCCGGCCATATCCCGCATACCACAGAATACCAAGAGGCAAATTCCCCTCGGCACACTCAGATTCCACCAGCACACGAACGCCACTAGCCGATCGAAAACGGCAGCTTCGCATGCGGCACTTCAAATCAATCCACATTCGCTCGAAGCGCGCCCCCAACTTTAAACCTTAAACTTTTAACTCCTCATGAGCCTTCTCCACGAATGGGACACCCTTAACACCCGCCGCCAGCTCTTCTCTCGCGGTAAAAACGTCCTCGGTGGCGCTGCCCTCGCTTCCCTCCTCGGCGAGTCCTTCGCGAATGCCTCCAGCGGCGGAGCGATGGGCCCGCACTTCGCGCCCAAGGCCAAGCGCGTCATCTACCTGCACATGGTCGGCGGCCCTGCGCAGATGGACCTCTTCGATTACAAGCCCGAGATGCAGAAGTGGTATGACAAGGATCTGCCGCCCAGCATTCGCAATGGCCAGCGCCTCACCACCATGACCAGCGGTCAGGCG from Prosthecobacter vanneervenii includes these protein-coding regions:
- a CDS encoding AraC family transcriptional regulator is translated as MAAISPQGFLRRVSGAELAKLFDLVPDISFFIKDRKGRFITVNRRGCDYCGVKNAKDVIGKTDFDFFPHSRVADYKADDEMVMSTGRPIVNRLESAPEAEGSPRLVISSKIPLRDEKGVIIGIAGFSRQVEQVRSGSSGEARFARVIEHMHQQPDEALSSAEMARMCGLSQSQFDRSFRRVFGSSARQYLLRVRVEAACRRLAETEETVAALAVELGFYDHAHFTRCFHRIMGLTPAEYREQRVPKGTRR
- a CDS encoding DUF1553 domain-containing protein; protein product: MRIDLTLLLTLLASSAMAAQPIGFNKDIRPILADACFHCHGPDPGTRKAGLRLDTEAGFFTAKEGEQPTVIKNKPEISSLFQRLITKDEDDLMPPPDSHKTLKPAQIALIKEWIAQGAPWQPHWSLIAPKKAALPAVKDSAWVKTPVDRFILSRLEATGLTPAPQAEDHALIRRVSLDLTGLPPSPELMARYLPLDEKKYSALVDELLKSPAYGEHRARYWLDAARYADTHGLHFDKPREMWPYRDWVVKAYNSNEPFDRFTVEQIAGDLLPKPTEDQLIATGFQRCNITTNEGGTIDEENLANYASDRVQTMGWVYFGLTTNCAQCHDHKFDPLTQKDYYSMAAFFRNTTQKPKDGNVKDGLGPILVLPTDKDRPRWTALPTEIAAAKAKQDASRKAAKAPFDQWLASAKPDDLDKDVPSKGMAAHVPLNEGAGSEVSATCGTAKTFKAVGEVTWKPDGKLGPAPVMKPNGTFEIGDVGDFEKDHAFSYGAWVRADRAGVSGSILARMDEKNGYRGWDLFQSDTRLSVHIVSKWPDDAIKVSTAKPALRPGVWQHVFVTYDGKGKAGSVHIFVDGVETPIKPDTNALKGSIKTTTPTRIGQRSNGAFFSDGGVQDVRIYDRQLSATEVQMLSKVGPLRTMLAAKKRGPKQQEALFEHYLITRDTAYQSALATSTKLTAEQDAIKARSPITHVQEEKMDTKPMANILMRGQYDKVGDPVDAAVPAALGKLPADAPKNRLGLAQWLVSDNNTLTARVTVNRMWQELFGSGIVKTSEDFGIMGSAPSNPELLDWLAVEFKATGWDVKRFYKMLVTSAAYRQAAVITPAKLEKDRDNALLSRGPRFRMDAEMIRDYALAASGTLSPRMGGPGTLPYQPENIWEVVGMGTEKYVQDKGENLYRRTLYDFWKRMAPPANMDIFNAPSREMSCVRRDRTNTPLQALVTMNDPQFIEAARNLAQHTLQNVQGDDTARLSSIYEHLLCRPLKDAEKPILTASLADMRKFYTANAAEAEALLKVGESKADEKLAKPELAAWTMLCNEVMNLDEVLNK